Sequence from the Corallococcus sp. EGB genome:
GTACGCCGTGCTGTGGGGCGGCGTGTCCCGCCTCGCCGCCGTGGCGCCGCGCACGGCCGCCTATGTGCGCAGGCGCCAGGACTCGCGCGTGCACATCTGCCTGGAGGAGGGGACGCTCCAGGGGCTCACCACGCCCCGGGGCGTGAGGTGGGACCGCGACGTGCCCGCCGGGTTCTCCTTCGTCGCGCGCACGCTGGATGAGGCCCTGCGCGCGCACGGCCGCGCGAGCGTGGGCTTCGACCTCGCGGTGGCGCCGGGCGCGCTGGGCCCGGGCGGCCACAAGCTGGGCATCGGCGGCAGCGCCTCCGCGACGGTGCTCGCCGCGGAGGCCGCGCGCTTCGTGCTGGAGGAGAGGTTCGACGTCCTCAAGCTCGCGCTCACCGCGCACACGCTGGGGCAGGGCGGCAAGGGCAGCGGCGGCGACGTGGCGACGAGCTTCGCGGGCGGCACCGTGCGCTACCGGCGCTACGACGTCACTGCGCTCGCGGACGCCGCCAACACCGGCCGCTTCAACGCCGCGCTCGCGGAGTCCCCGCCGGTGGACCTCTGGCGCATGCCCGCGCCCCGCGTGTCCATGCTCTACGCCTTCACCGGCGAGAGCGCCTCCACCAGGCTCCTCATCGGCCAGGTGGAAGCGCGCCTGGAGGACTCCGGCCGCAAGGCCTTCGTGGCGCGCTCGGACGCGCTGGGCCACGCGATTGAAGACGGCCTGGGCGGCGGCGACTTCCGCGCCTTCTCCGAGGCCGTGAGGGCCCAGCACGCGCTGCTGTTGGAGCTGGGCCCGCTGGAGACCGAAGGCATGCGCCGCGTGCTGGCCATCGCCACGTCGTACCAGTGCGCGGGCAAGCTCTCCGGCGCGGGCGGCGGCGACGGCTGCATCCTCTTCGCCCCGGACGCGGAGGCTCGCGAGGCCCTGCGCCAGGGCCTGGAGTCGCGCGGCTTCCTCACGCTGACGCTCGACGTGGAGCAGGGCGTGCGCGGCGAGGCGCAGGCCGACGCGCGGCTTCGCGGCTGGGTGGACGCGCTCACGTGAAAACAGTGCGGCGCGCGCCCGGGCCCGCCGTTAGAACATGTGACCGAACGTGATGTAGAAGCGCTGACGGCCCGTCTCGGTGGAGCGCGCGTAGTCCATGCGCACCACGGCCGCGCGGCGCGAGAAGCGCAGGCCGCCGCCGATGCCCGGGTGCCACTCATGCCACTTGCCGTCCGTCACCCCCGGATGCCACACGCGGCCCAGGTCCAGGAACACCACCGCGCCCAGCGCCAGCGGCTGCCCGAAGACGGACATCCGCGCCGCCTGGAAGCGCAGCTCGGAGTTGCTGAACGCCTTCACGTTGCCGGCGAAGCGGTTGCGCTCGATGCCGCGCACGCTGCTCATGCCGCCAATGCCCTCGGACACGTTGACGCCGCCCGTGGTCATCCACTCGAAGAACGGCACCTCGCCAAAGAGCATGTCCAGCGTGAGCCGCTGCGCGAAGACGAGCCGTGGCGTGAGGCGGATGTAGCGGCGCTCGCTCAGCGTCACGCCCGCGTACTGGTAGCGGCTGAAGGTGGCCAGGCCCGACACGCGCAGCGCCACCTCCTCCACGCCGCCGGACGTCGGGTCGGACTCGTCGTCGCGCGTGTCCCAGAGCGCGCCGGCGAGCAGCTGCCCGCTGGGCCCGCCCTCGATGCCGATGGGCTTCTCCTGCGCCAGGATGGACGTCGCGTAGGGTGACACGCGCGTGTAGCGCCAGCCGTAGCCCACGTACGACTGGAACGGGTGCCCCTCACCGAAGGGCCGCCCGCGCAGACGCACCCAGAGGCCCGGCGAGCCCTTGTCGTAGTTGTACTTCTCGTCATCCACGTTGCCCCGGAACTCCGGGGCGGACAGGTTGCCCGCGCCGAAGAAGGGGCTGCTCTTCTCCTGGCGGTACTCCAGCCGTCCTTCCAGCCGCAGGGGCCCCAGCAGCTGCGGGCCGTCATAGCGGAGGTAATGATTCATGGCGCCGCGCGAGCTGAAGAACACTTGCGCGGATAACGCGTGCGCATAAGGAAGCTTCTTGCCATCCCCGTAGAGGTACATGCCTCCCACGGCGCCGTAGCCGAAGCCCTGGTCCGAGCTGAACGACAACAGAGGCAGCGCGATGCCATCCATCGTCGGCGTCTGCTTCACCGGCACCAGCCCGGGCGCCGTGCGGCCGGCGGCCACGGCGCTCAGTGACATCAGCATGAAGAAGAGAAAGACGACTGGAGCCAGCATCGAAACCCCGTGAAGCCCCTGGGGGGCGGATCGATTCCAGCCCGGGACAGGACGCCCTTTCCGCCCGCCTGCTCTCCAAGAGAGCAGCACGGCCCCGGAAGCTCCTGTCCCCCTGAATGCCCATTTTGCATTGGGGGATGGGGGAGCCGTCAACGTGCGAGAAAGTCTCAACGAGCTCGTCAGCGAGAATTCACGAAACTGGGCGAATACCCTCGTCCGGAGGATTGGAACGAAAGTTCCACCGGTGGCGGCACGTCGGCCCCGGAACGCTCTGCTCGTCCATCTGGACGGGGTGCCGAAGGCGCTGCTGGACGAAGCCATCATGAACGGGCGGATGCCCTTTGTTTCACGGCTCATCCGCTCTGGCGCGTATCACCTGGATAACGCCTTCTGGGGCGCGCCCACGTCCACGCCGTTCTTCCAGGCGGGGCTGCTCTACGGGCTGCGTCACCCGAACCTGCCGGGCTACAGCTGGTACGACCGGACGCTCGGCCGCAAGGTGCAGATGAACGCGCCCGCGGACGCGATGGCCATCGACGCGCGCCTGCGAGGCCACGGCCGCACGAGCCTCCTGGACCAGGGCGGCCACACGTACTTCTCGCTCTTCCACGCGGGCGCCATGAACCGCATGTGCATGAGCACGCTGTCGAGCTTCAAGCTCATGGCGCGCTCGTTCGCGTACGAGATCCAGGGCCTGGGGGCGGCGCGCACGCGCAGCGCCTGGGACTTCGTGCGTTCCTTCGGCATGGAGTCCTGGCAGGCCGTGCGGGAGGTGCGCCAGTGGGCGGACGCCCTCAAGGACTGGCGCCATGAGCACGGGTTCCTGTTGAGCCGCATCCTCCTCCAGCGGTTGGGCTGGAGCTTCGCGTACACCAAGTCCCTGGTGGACATGGTGCGCGGCGTGCCGCTCATCTACCTGGTCTACGGCAACTACGATGAGGTGGCCCATCGCCGGGGCCCGCGCTCGAAGCTGGCCATGGAGGAGCTCTACCGGGTCGACGCGTCGCTCGCGGGGCTCTACGCCGTGGCCCGCGCCGCGCCGGTGCCCTACGACGTCATCCTCCTGTCGGACCACGGCCACGTGGACAGCCTGCCCCTGGAGCAGCGCCAGGGCCGCCGCCTGGAGGCCGTGCTCTTCGAGGGCGAGGTGCCCCCGCTGCAGGACGACGTGCTCCGGGGCCTGCTCGACGGCCGCGCTCCGCCGGCGCCGGACACCGGCGCGCACGAGCCCTTCACCCCGGTGGTGGTGGAGGCCGGCAACTTCGCGCACATCTACCTGAGCGGCCGTCCCACGCCGATGGAGGCGCGCGAGCTGTTGGCGCGTCACCCGGAGGTGCTGGCGCGGGCCGCGAGCAACCCGGACATCGGCATGGTGGCGATGCGCCGGGGCGCGGAGGCGGTGGTGGTGATGGGCGGGGGCGTCTACGGCCCGGCGGACCTGGACCGCGCGCCGCTCTCCAGCGAGTACAGCCGGCACGCCGTGGCGGAGTTCCTCCACGGGCTGCCGCGCATGGACACCGCGGGGGACCTGGTCCTCTTCGGCGAGGCCATCCAGCGGGGCGGCACGGTGGGCTTCGCGTGGGAGTTCGGCTCGCACGGCGGCCTCACGCGCGTGGAGTCCGACAGCCTGGTGCTGTGGCCCGCGAGCGGCCCGGTGGACCTGTCCGGCCTGAGCCACTGCGCGCGGCTGCACGAGCGCCTGGCGGAGGCCTACCTGGACACCGGCCCGCTGCGGATCCTGCATTGAAACCGGGGAAGGGGAGGACCATGCGGCTTCCCAACGCCAGCGGACGCACGTGGCTCAAGGTGCTGGGGGGCCTCGTCGGGCTCGCCCTGTCCCTGCTGCTGCTGTCCACCGCCTTCTTCAAGTGGAACCTGCGCGGGCCCGGCGACCTGCTGATTCCGCGCTTCCCGTTGGACAAGTTCGTCCACGACCTGCCGGGCCACCTGGTGTGGTTGATCCCGTTCATGCTGCTGCAGGCGTCGCTCGTGCCGTTGCGGGCGGTGCAGTGGCAGGCCACGCTGCGCAAGCCCATCCCGTTCAAGGACCGCTTCCAACTGGTGGGCATCGGCGTGTTCGTGCACAACGCGCTGCCGGGGAAGCTGGGCGAGGTGACGCGCTCCTTCCTGCTCTCGCGCACCCACCACCTCCCCTTCATCCGGAGCCTGGGCTCCGTGGGCGTGTGCAAGCTGATGGAGTTCGCCTGCCTGATGCTGCTGGTGGCCCTGTCCTTCCTGGGCCCCTTCGGCGACACCATGGCCCACTTCCGCACGGAGCTGCACGTGGCGCTGTCGCTGTGCATCGGCCTGGTGGCCCTGGTGGTGCTCCTGGCCCACTGGGCGGCGCCGCTCGGCCGCTGGCTTCACCGGCGCCACACCATGCCCCGCGTGGACAGCTTCCTGAACCACGTGGGCGAGGGCCTGGGCACCGCCCGGTCCTTCAAGGGCATGGCGAAGGTGTTCTTCTTCTCCGTCTTCCCGGTGTTCGCCTCCGCGCTGGCGTACGGCCTGGCGCTGCGCGGCGTCCACATCCCCGGAGGCCTCTTCGCGGGCGCCGTCGTGCTGGGCGCCATCTCCCTGGGGCAGTCCCTGCCGGGCGTCCCGGCGGGCATGGGCATCTACTACTTCGTCACCAGCTGGGCCGCGCGCGCGCTGGGCTCCCCTCCGGAGGAGGCGGCGGCCTTCGCCACGCTCACCCACCTGGGCACGGTCATCAGTCAGGTGGCGCTGGGGGCCTGGTGCGTGCATCGCTCCAAGCTGCGGATCCGCGACCTGCGCAAGGGAGGCCGGCTGGCCAACGCCGCCGCGCACCACGTGGCGCACGAAGCCGTGGAGCCCGCGCCGCCCTGAGCCCGCGTGAAGGAGAGAGCAGGGCGGGAAAACAAAAAGGGCCCCGACTTGTGGTCGGGGCCCTTCGTTGACTTCATGCCCAGGAGAGGACTCGAACCTCCATGCCCTTGCAGGCGCTAGACCCTGAATCTAGTGTGTCTACCAATTCCACCACCTGGGCAGGTGGCTCGCGGCGCCTTGCGGCGCTGCGATGGGCGAGACGTATAAAGAACCTCCCCCGCCCGGTCAAGCATCCTTTTTCAGGCTACTTCTTCAGGGGCCAGCGCCCCTCCGCCTCGAGCTTCCGGCGGACCGCCGGGTTCTCATCCATGAAGGCGACGAGGGACTCCTCGGTGATCTCCACCGTGACGTCCTCGCCGCCGACCTCCGTCTGGCACGACAGGCGGGAGTACGGCCGGACGTCGAAGCCCATGTCCAGGCGGTCCATCTCGTCGTCCCGCTGCTCGCTCAGCGAGTCCAGGCCCTTGCGGACCCAGACGTGGCAGGTGGAGCACCCGCAGACGCCGCCGCAGCTGTGGCCCACCTGGGCCTCGCCCTTCTCCGCGGCGTCCAGCAGCGTGGTGCCCGCGGGAACGTCCACGGCGACCTCGGCCAGGGGGCTCTTGAAGGTGACCTTGGGCACGGCTCAGTACTCCTCCACGGAATGGCCAGACACCACCTGGGTGATGGCGCGGTTCATGACCCGTTCGATGAAGCCTCGGGACGCCTCATCCAGCGCGTGCAGGGCCTCCTTCACGGCCAGGTAGTCCCTGCCCCCGGCGGCCTCGCGCACGCGCGCCATGGCGGCCTGGATGGCCTCCGGCTCGCCGGGCTGGAGCAGGGCGGCGTTCTCACGCAGCTGCCGGTCGGCCTCGGAGAGGACGCGCTCGGCCTCCACCTGCTGCTCGCGCAGCTGACGGGCCTGGATGTCCTCCTCCGCGAAGTCGATGGAGTCGAGGAGCATCTTTTCAATCTCCTCCTCTGTCAGGCCGTGGCTGGGCTTCACGGTGATGGCCTGGGCCACGCCGGTGCTCTGCTCCTTCGCGGAGACGGACAGGATGCCGTCCGCGTCCACCTGGAAGCGGACCTCGACGCGGGCCATGCCGGCCGCCATGGCGGGGATGCCGGAGAGCGTGAAGCGCGCGAGGCTGCGGTTGTCCTGCACCAGCTCCCGCTCTCCCTGCACCACGTGCACGTCCAGGCCCGTCTGGCCGTCCTTGAACGTGGTGAACACCTGCGCCGCCGCCGTGGGGATGGTGGAGTTGCGGGGGATCAGCTTCTCCGTGATGCCGCCCATCGTCTCCAGGCCCAGGGACAGGGGGATGACGTCCAGGAGCAGGACCTCGTCCTGACGGTCGCCGTCGGTGAGGAGGCTCGCCTGGACCGCGGCGCCCAGCGCCACGACCTGATCCGGATCGATGTCGCCCAGGGGCTCGCGGCCGAACAGCTCCGCCACGAAGCGGCGCACCGCGGGCACGCGCGTGGAGCCGCCCACCAGGATGACGCCGTCCAGCTCCCCGGCCGCCACGCCCGCGTCCTTCAGGGCCCGCCGGCACACCGCGCCCGTCTTCGCGATGAACGGTTGGATCCACGCCTCGAGGTCCGCGCGGGACACGGGCTGCGAATGGCCGTCCACGCTGAGGGTGACCTCGGAGGCGTCGGTGAGGGCCTCCTTCGCGCGGCGCGCGGCGACCATCACCTCCGCGATGCGCGCGGGCGAGGGGGACGCCACGCCCATCGCCTGGAGCACGTGCTGCGCGATGGCGCGGTCGAAGTCGTCGCCGCCCAGCGCGGAGTCACCGCCGGTGGACTTCACCTCGAAGACGCCGTCCTCCAGCTTGAGGATGGAGATGTCGAACGTGCCGCCGCCCAGGTCGTAGACGGCGAACATCCCCTGGCTGCCCTTGTCCAGGCCGTACGCCAGCGCGGCGGCGGTGGGCTCGTTGAGCAGCCGCAGCACCTCCAAACCCGCGAGCTTCCCCGCATCGCGAGTAGCCTGGCGCTGGGCGTCGTCGAAGTAGGCGGGCACGGTGATGACGGCCTGCTCCACCTTGCCGGAGAAGTGCGCCTCCGCCCGGCGCTTCAGCGCGCGCAGGATTTCACCGGAGACCTCGATGGGCGTCACCGGCTGGCCGCCGGACACGTTGAAGCGCACCACGTTGGCGCCGGGGGCGAAGTCGTAGTGGCCCAGCTTGCGCGTCTCCGGATCATCCGGGCTGCGGCCCATGAAGCGCTTCACCGACACGATGGTGTCCGTGGGGGCCTCGGCCGCGAGCTTGCGCGCGCGGGCGCCCACCACCACGCCGCCGTCCCTGCCGTAGTGCACGACCGACGGGAGGAGCAGCGAGTCGCCCTCGTCCACCGGGACGCAGCGGGGTTTGCCCTGCGACACGGAGGCCACGAGCGAATGCGTCGTGCCCAGGTCGATGCCCACCACGTGGCCCTTCGGCTTGAGCGGGTCGTGGATCTGCAGATAGCCGTTGTTGCTCACGCGAGCACCTCCTCCTCGAACGCGTCCACCTGCTCGAGGAAGCGCGTGAAGTAGCGCACCCGCCCCAGCGCGTGCGATGCCTTTCTCACCCCGTCCGGAGAATCCCCCTCGCCCTCCAGCGCCCCGAGCGCCGCCACGGCCACCTGGAGCGCCGCTGCCTTGCGGCCCGCCACGTCCCGGGCCATGGCCTGGGCCTTCGGCAGGTCCTTCGCCGCGATGGCCTCGTCCAGGGCCTCGCGCAGCTCCATGACCTCCTCCAGGAACTCCAGGGGCATGTCCTTCTGGGCGCCCGCGTCCTCGCGGTCCAGGTCCACGCCATGGAGCTTGAGCAGATAGAAGGCGCGGCGCACCGGGTCCTTCAGCGTCTTGAAGGCCTCGTTGAGGGCGGTGGTGCCCTCCACGGCGGCCAGGCGCGCCTTCGCGTCACCGGGCGCGACGCGGTCCGGGTGCAGTTGGAGCGACAGCTCCCGGTACTGCTTCTCCAGGGCCGGCACGTCCACGGCGTGGGAGCGGGGCAGCCCGAACACGTCGAAGTGGGTCCTCACGATGGGGAGTCCTCGGGGGAATCGAAAGGAAGAAGCGGGGAAACGAAAAAAGGGGCCCGGCACCGGGCCGGACCCCTGCGGCCCGCTCCCTGACCAACGGGGCGGGCGGGAAGGCCTCGTGGGCTTCAGACGGAGAAGCTCTCTCCGCAGCCGCAGGCAGCCTTGACGTTGGGGTTGTTCAGCTTGAAGCCGGACGCCATCAGCGTCTGCTCGAACACCAGCTCCGTGCCGATGAGGTACAGGTAGCTCTTGGGGTCCACGAAGACGCGCACGCCGTCGCGCTCGAACACCTTGTCGCGCTCGCGGGACTTCTCCGCCCACTCCATGGAGTACTGGAGACCGGAGCACCCGCCACCCTTCACGGCGATGCGCAGGCCGGCCTCCGGCGTCTGCCGCTCCTCCAGGAGTTGCTTGAGGCGCGCCACGGCGCTGTCCGCCAGGCCAATGCCCTTGGGGGCCGGCTTGGGGGGCGTCTGAGGGGCCTGGGTCGTCTGGGCCTGCTCGTTCATGGGGTCGTCCTCAATCCTGGAAGTGAAGTGCCGCGAGGGGCCTACGACTGCCGCGCCGCGCGCTTCTTCTTGAAGTCCTCGATGGCCGCCTTGATGGCGTCCTCGGCCAGCACGGAGCAGTGGATCTTCACCGGGGGCAGCGCCAGCTCCCGGGCCACGTCCTTGTTGGAGATGGTCATGGCCTGGTCCACCGTCTTGCCCTTCACCCACTCGGTGACGAGCGAGCTGGACGCGATGGCGGAGCCGCAGCCGAAGGTCTTGAACCGCGCGTCTTCAATCACGCCCGCGTCGCTGATCTTCAGCTGGAGGCGCATCACGTCGCCGCAGGCGGGAGCGCCCACGAGGCCGGTGCCGACGTTCGGGTCGTTCTTGTCGAGCGTCCCCACGTTGCGGGGGTTCTCGTAGTGCTCGATGACCTTCTCGCTGTAAGCCATGCGTCTAACGCTCCTTCATCATCCAACGCTTGAACTGATGCGCCATCCGGGCAACCGATGCGCGGCCGGGCGGGCGGGGGCTTCCGTGCCCGGCGGGAAGTCTTGAGGCGAGGGGAGCGCCTAGTGCGCGGTCCACTCGATGCTCTTGAGGTCGATGCCTTCCTTGGCCATCTCGTACAGGGGGCTCATGTCTCGCAACTTGCGGACTTTGTCCACCACCAGGCGGATGACGAAGTCGACCTCCTCCTCGGTGTTGAAGCGGCCCAGGCCGAAGCGGATGGAGCTGTGCGCCATGTCCTCTTCGACTCCCAGCGCGCGCAGCACGTAGGAGGGCTCCAGCGACGCGGACGTGCACGCGGAGCCGGAGGACACCGCGACGTCCTTGATGGACATCATCAGGGCCTCGCCCTCCACGTAGGCGAACGACAGGTTGAGGCTGCCCGGCATGCGGTGCTCCAGGCTGCCGTTCACCGTCACCATGTCCAGCTGCTCCAGGATGCCCGTGCGCAGCCGCTCGCGCAGGCGGAACAGGCGCGCGGACTCCTCCGGAAGCTCGTTCTTCGCCACCTCCGCCGCCGCGCCGAAGCCGACGATGGACGCCACGTTCAGCGTGCCGCTGCGCATGCCGCGCTCGTGGCCGCCGCCGTCCACCATGGGCGCGATGCGCACGCGCGGCTTGCGGCGCACGTAGAGGGCGCCCACGCCCTTGGGGCCGTACATCTTGTGGCCGCTGATGGAGGCCAGGTCGACGTTCATCTTCTCCACGTCGAAGGGCACCTTGCCCACGCCCTGCACCGCGTCGCAGTGGAAGAGGACGCCCTTCTCCCGGCACAGCTTGCCAATCTCCGCCACCGGCTGGACCACGCCGATCTCGTTGTTGGCGAACATGATGGAGACGAGCACCGTCTTCGGCGTGAGGGCCGCGGCCAGCTTCTCCAGGCTCACGCGGCCGTCGCGCTCCACGTCCAGGTAGGTGACGCGCGCGCCGCCGGTGGGCATCTCCGCCCACTTCTGGAACGTCTCGTCGGCTTCCAGGTGGTGCTTCGCCGCGAGCTCCGGGACTTCTTCCGGCGTCACGTCGCGCCCGGCCAACTGGCCCAGGCGCAGCAGCTTGAGCTCGTCCAGGCGCTCCTGGCGCACGCGCTCCAGGCGCTTGCAGGTGTCCAGGACGGCCTTGTGCTCCGTCTTCAGGGTGATGATGTGGTCGCCCTTGGACTTGTAGAACTCGATGACGCCCTTGATGGCCAGGTTGTCGGATTCGGTGGCGCCGGAGGTGAAGACGATCTCCTTCTCCGACGCGCCAATGAGGTCCGCCACCTGCCGCCGCGCCTTCTCCACCGCGGCCTCGGCCTTCCAGCCGAACGCGTGATTGCGGCTGGCCGCGTTGCCGAAGTCCTCGCGGAGGTAGGGCAACATCGCCTCCAGCACCCGCGGGTCCAGCGGGGTGGTCGCGTGGTTGTCCATGTAGATGGGCAGGTTCAGCATGAAATCCTCAGGAAGAAGTGACGCAGGAGGGTGGAACGTCCCTCCGCTCCCCGGCGACGCGGTGGGTCCGCGCGCAGCGGCAGGGTCTACACGGGCCCACACGAATGTGGACCGGACTGGTCAATTATAAAATCGACCCCCCTCGGGTCAAGGGAACATGGGGCGCAATGCCCCTGTGTCCGACGCGTCGGGTCGAGGAGCGCTCCGGCGGGGTCCAACGCTCCTCCGGAGTGGAGCACTCCGGCTGTGCCGGGTTGGAGCGGGGAGAGCCGAAACGGCGCTTCGCGAGCCCATAAGTGCCCGTTTCGTGGCCCCGCGGGAGATGGCCGGGGGCCTGCACTGGAGCGGTCGCGGAGGGTGCGAACACATGAGCGCCAACGCGAAGTCACAGGCCCGGAGCAACGCCCACGAGACGCAGTCGGAGGGAACGGGGCGGCCGTCGCTGATCCGCCTGGAGGGGGGACTGGAGCGCTCCCGCTACGCGGACGGCTGGCGGGCGGGCAAGCCCGCGGAGGACCCGGAGAAGGTGAAGAAGTGGGGGCTCATCACCGCGCGGCCCAGCGAGTTCCTCATCCACATGCGCCGGGGGCGCGTGCGCGAGGTGAGCGGCCAGGGCGCCAGCTGCTTCAAGCTGCCCGGGGACTCGGTGGCCATCGTGCCCACCAGCATCCAGCGCCTTCAGTTCACCGCGGATCAGGTGACGAACGAGAAGGTGGGCGTAGCGGTGACGGGCCTGGCGGTGTACCGCATCGCGGATCCGCTGGTGGCCTTCCGGATGCTCAACTTCAGCTACCCGGAGCGCGCGCAGGAGAAGCTGGCCGAGCTGCTCGGGGAGATGTTCGTGGGCGCGGCGCGGCGGCTGGTGGCGAACCTCTCCGTGGAGGAGGTCCTCACCCGGCGCAAGGAGGGCATCGCGGCGGAGTTGATGCGCGAGATCGCCCCGGTGCTGTCCGGGAAGGGCCGGATGGAGGACCGCACCGACTCGGGCTGGGGCGTGCTGCTGGACACGATTGAAATCCAGGACGTGCGCGTCCTGTCCTCCGCCGTCTTCGAGCACATGCAGGCGCGCTTCCGCCGCGAACAGGAGCGGCAGGCGCGCGAGGCGGAGCTGGCCAAGGAGCGCTTCGTGCGGCGCGAGGAGACGGAGGCCGAGCGCCTGCTCAACCTCCAGAAGCTCGCCGCGCGAGAGGAGGTCCGCCAGCGCACGCAGGCCTCCGAGGAGCAGGCGCAGATGGAGCAGCTCGCGCAGGAGGCGCGGCTGGCCCAGGCGAAGATGGAGCAGGCGCGCCAGCAGCAGCAGGAGCGCACCGCCGTGGAGCGCGAGGTGGCGCTCGCGAAGCTGAACGCACAGGAGGAGGTCCGCACGCGCACGGAGGCCTTGAAGGAGCAGGCCCGGCTGGAGGCGCTGGCCACGGACGCGCGGCTGGAGGAGGCGCGGCTGACGAGCGAACGGCAGCTCGCGTACAACCGCGCCCAGGGTGAGCTGGAGCAGCTGCGCTGGGAGCAGGAGGCGGAGGCCGCGAAGGCACAGGTGGAGCTGGAGCGGCTGCGCCGCCAGCAGGAGGCGGAGTCCGCGCGCCATGACATCCAGCTGGCCGAGGCCCGGCAGGAGGCCGAGCAGTTGTCCGCCCGGCTCCAGGTGATGCTCGCGAAGCAGGCCATCGCGGAGGCGGAGGCCGGCATCGCGGAGCTGGAGCTGCGGCGCACGCGCGCGCTGCAAGGGCTGGAGATGGAGCGGGCGAAGGCGCTGCGCGACATCGAGAACTCGGTGAGCCCGGAGGTCATCCAGCTGACGCTGGCGCGGCAGCTGCCCCAGGTGGCGGCGGCCTTCCAGCAGAAGATGGGCGAGGTGCACGTGACGGCGGTGGATGGCGCGAATCCCTTTGGCTACATCGCCGCCGCCGTGGAGGGCGTGATGGGGCTGGCGCGC
This genomic interval carries:
- a CDS encoding mevalonate kinase, with amino-acid sequence MDRALSAPGKLFLSGEYAVLWGGVSRLAAVAPRTAAYVRRRQDSRVHICLEEGTLQGLTTPRGVRWDRDVPAGFSFVARTLDEALRAHGRASVGFDLAVAPGALGPGGHKLGIGGSASATVLAAEAARFVLEERFDVLKLALTAHTLGQGGKGSGGDVATSFAGGTVRYRRYDVTALADAANTGRFNAALAESPPVDLWRMPAPRVSMLYAFTGESASTRLLIGQVEARLEDSGRKAFVARSDALGHAIEDGLGGGDFRAFSEAVRAQHALLLELGPLETEGMRRVLAIATSYQCAGKLSGAGGGDGCILFAPDAEAREALRQGLESRGFLTLTLDVEQGVRGEAQADARLRGWVDALT
- a CDS encoding BamA/TamA family outer membrane protein, with the protein product MLAPVVFLFFMLMSLSAVAAGRTAPGLVPVKQTPTMDGIALPLLSFSSDQGFGYGAVGGMYLYGDGKKLPYAHALSAQVFFSSRGAMNHYLRYDGPQLLGPLRLEGRLEYRQEKSSPFFGAGNLSAPEFRGNVDDEKYNYDKGSPGLWVRLRGRPFGEGHPFQSYVGYGWRYTRVSPYATSILAQEKPIGIEGGPSGQLLAGALWDTRDDESDPTSGGVEEVALRVSGLATFSRYQYAGVTLSERRYIRLTPRLVFAQRLTLDMLFGEVPFFEWMTTGGVNVSEGIGGMSSVRGIERNRFAGNVKAFSNSELRFQAARMSVFGQPLALGAVVFLDLGRVWHPGVTDGKWHEWHPGIGGGLRFSRRAAVVRMDYARSTETGRQRFYITFGHMF
- a CDS encoding alkaline phosphatase family protein, which translates into the protein MRESLNELVSENSRNWANTLVRRIGTKVPPVAARRPRNALLVHLDGVPKALLDEAIMNGRMPFVSRLIRSGAYHLDNAFWGAPTSTPFFQAGLLYGLRHPNLPGYSWYDRTLGRKVQMNAPADAMAIDARLRGHGRTSLLDQGGHTYFSLFHAGAMNRMCMSTLSSFKLMARSFAYEIQGLGAARTRSAWDFVRSFGMESWQAVREVRQWADALKDWRHEHGFLLSRILLQRLGWSFAYTKSLVDMVRGVPLIYLVYGNYDEVAHRRGPRSKLAMEELYRVDASLAGLYAVARAAPVPYDVILLSDHGHVDSLPLEQRQGRRLEAVLFEGEVPPLQDDVLRGLLDGRAPPAPDTGAHEPFTPVVVEAGNFAHIYLSGRPTPMEARELLARHPEVLARAASNPDIGMVAMRRGAEAVVVMGGGVYGPADLDRAPLSSEYSRHAVAEFLHGLPRMDTAGDLVLFGEAIQRGGTVGFAWEFGSHGGLTRVESDSLVLWPASGPVDLSGLSHCARLHERLAEAYLDTGPLRILH
- a CDS encoding lysylphosphatidylglycerol synthase transmembrane domain-containing protein — its product is MRLPNASGRTWLKVLGGLVGLALSLLLLSTAFFKWNLRGPGDLLIPRFPLDKFVHDLPGHLVWLIPFMLLQASLVPLRAVQWQATLRKPIPFKDRFQLVGIGVFVHNALPGKLGEVTRSFLLSRTHHLPFIRSLGSVGVCKLMEFACLMLLVALSFLGPFGDTMAHFRTELHVALSLCIGLVALVVLLAHWAAPLGRWLHRRHTMPRVDSFLNHVGEGLGTARSFKGMAKVFFFSVFPVFASALAYGLALRGVHIPGGLFAGAVVLGAISLGQSLPGVPAGMGIYYFVTSWAARALGSPPEEAAAFATLTHLGTVISQVALGAWCVHRSKLRIRDLRKGGRLANAAAHHVAHEAVEPAPP
- a CDS encoding 2Fe-2S iron-sulfur cluster-binding protein, which encodes MPKVTFKSPLAEVAVDVPAGTTLLDAAEKGEAQVGHSCGGVCGCSTCHVWVRKGLDSLSEQRDDEMDRLDMGFDVRPYSRLSCQTEVGGEDVTVEITEESLVAFMDENPAVRRKLEAEGRWPLKK
- the hscA gene encoding Fe-S protein assembly chaperone HscA, whose protein sequence is MSNNGYLQIHDPLKPKGHVVGIDLGTTHSLVASVSQGKPRCVPVDEGDSLLLPSVVHYGRDGGVVVGARARKLAAEAPTDTIVSVKRFMGRSPDDPETRKLGHYDFAPGANVVRFNVSGGQPVTPIEVSGEILRALKRRAEAHFSGKVEQAVITVPAYFDDAQRQATRDAGKLAGLEVLRLLNEPTAAALAYGLDKGSQGMFAVYDLGGGTFDISILKLEDGVFEVKSTGGDSALGGDDFDRAIAQHVLQAMGVASPSPARIAEVMVAARRAKEALTDASEVTLSVDGHSQPVSRADLEAWIQPFIAKTGAVCRRALKDAGVAAGELDGVILVGGSTRVPAVRRFVAELFGREPLGDIDPDQVVALGAAVQASLLTDGDRQDEVLLLDVIPLSLGLETMGGITEKLIPRNSTIPTAAAQVFTTFKDGQTGLDVHVVQGERELVQDNRSLARFTLSGIPAMAAGMARVEVRFQVDADGILSVSAKEQSTGVAQAITVKPSHGLTEEEIEKMLLDSIDFAEEDIQARQLREQQVEAERVLSEADRQLRENAALLQPGEPEAIQAAMARVREAAGGRDYLAVKEALHALDEASRGFIERVMNRAITQVVSGHSVEEY
- the hscB gene encoding Fe-S protein assembly co-chaperone HscB, with product MRTHFDVFGLPRSHAVDVPALEKQYRELSLQLHPDRVAPGDAKARLAAVEGTTALNEAFKTLKDPVRRAFYLLKLHGVDLDREDAGAQKDMPLEFLEEVMELREALDEAIAAKDLPKAQAMARDVAGRKAAALQVAVAALGALEGEGDSPDGVRKASHALGRVRYFTRFLEQVDAFEEEVLA
- a CDS encoding iron-sulfur cluster assembly accessory protein, giving the protein MNEQAQTTQAPQTPPKPAPKGIGLADSAVARLKQLLEERQTPEAGLRIAVKGGGCSGLQYSMEWAEKSRERDKVFERDGVRVFVDPKSYLYLIGTELVFEQTLMASGFKLNNPNVKAACGCGESFSV
- the iscU gene encoding Fe-S cluster assembly scaffold IscU encodes the protein MAYSEKVIEHYENPRNVGTLDKNDPNVGTGLVGAPACGDVMRLQLKISDAGVIEDARFKTFGCGSAIASSSLVTEWVKGKTVDQAMTISNKDVARELALPPVKIHCSVLAEDAIKAAIEDFKKKRAARQS